One Elusimicrobiota bacterium genomic region harbors:
- the lpxD gene encoding UDP-3-O-(3-hydroxymyristoyl)glucosamine N-acyltransferase, which produces MKKTLKEIAGITGDEVFGNENTIITNIAGIEEAKEGDITFVSNPKYIQFVETTKASAIVISEAQKSKVRIPAIVSKNPYLSYTKILIYIAKEREKHPSGISEKCSISKSAVVKDNVAISDFTVIGDNAEINTGTIVYPNCYIGRNVKIGKNCLIYSNVTIRENIIIGNNVIIHSGTVIGSDGFGYVPENGVLKKIPQIGIVEIGDDVEIGANVTVDRATTGKTFIGKGTKIDNLVQIAHNVQIGENSIIVAQVGISGSTKIGNGVTIGGQAGFAGHITIGDGAIVAAQAGVIGNVQSKETVSGYPARPHKQAMRIYALIQRLPELFEEFKKLKKQC; this is translated from the coding sequence GTGAAAAAAACATTAAAAGAAATTGCTGGAATTACAGGTGATGAAGTTTTTGGAAACGAAAATACGATTATTACTAATATTGCGGGAATTGAAGAAGCAAAAGAAGGCGATATTACATTTGTTTCAAATCCCAAATACATCCAATTTGTAGAGACGACAAAAGCATCAGCAATAGTAATATCAGAAGCCCAAAAATCTAAAGTCAGAATTCCTGCGATAGTTTCAAAAAATCCGTACTTATCTTATACAAAAATACTTATATATATTGCTAAAGAAAGAGAAAAACATCCGTCAGGAATATCCGAAAAATGTTCGATATCTAAGTCGGCAGTAGTCAAAGATAATGTTGCTATATCTGATTTTACGGTAATCGGGGATAATGCGGAAATAAATACAGGTACGATTGTTTATCCGAATTGCTATATTGGAAGAAATGTTAAAATTGGTAAAAATTGTCTTATTTATTCCAACGTGACAATTAGGGAAAATATTATAATCGGCAATAATGTTATTATTCATTCCGGGACAGTTATTGGTTCTGATGGATTTGGTTATGTTCCGGAAAACGGTGTTTTAAAGAAAATTCCTCAGATAGGAATCGTTGAAATCGGAGATGATGTTGAAATTGGTGCTAATGTGACAGTTGATAGGGCAACAACCGGAAAAACTTTTATAGGTAAAGGAACAAAAATAGATAACCTTGTTCAGATTGCTCATAATGTTCAAATCGGAGAAAACTCTATAATAGTTGCCCAAGTGGGAATTTCAGGAAGCACCAAAATAGGCAATGGTGTTACTATAGGCGGGCAAGCAGGATTTGCCGGACATATAACAATTGGAGATGGTGCTATAGTTGCTGCTCAAGCCGGTGTTATTGGTAATGTTCAGTCCAAAGAGACAGTATCTGGTTATCCTGCAAGACCACATAAACAAGCAATGAGGATTTATGCTTTAATCCAGAGATTACCCGAGCTATTTGAAGAATTTAAAAAACTTAAGAAACAATGCTAA
- a CDS encoding OmpH family outer membrane protein → MGYSLRLKNVNKIFILFIAVGCMTFGSVYSATISGQRIGSVDINRIIEVYPEAKKIKEDLSASLQTRKTNIENFQNQIDSVENEIENMEEQLKKYEKAKQEAMLIPVAAPVTAYSYGEPVKTSSGAVGNISLSSGAVALLGGAVGNISSSSGAVAMSGAAVGNSSSSNTAITASTGVLNMIPEISSPTFTADDIKLKKSNLEKQKKDLVKYLESTKQEEKAINSKIKKNLFGKIYDVIREVSDEEGLTVVIDSSLIIYGEEVQDITEKVIKKLK, encoded by the coding sequence ATGGGATATAGTCTTAGACTAAAAAACGTAAATAAAATATTTATCTTATTTATTGCTGTGGGTTGTATGACTTTTGGCAGTGTTTATTCTGCTACAATTTCCGGTCAGCGGATTGGCTCTGTCGATATAAATCGTATAATAGAAGTATATCCTGAAGCGAAAAAGATTAAAGAAGACCTTTCCGCGAGTTTACAAACCCGTAAAACTAATATAGAAAATTTTCAAAATCAGATTGATTCAGTTGAAAATGAAATCGAAAACATGGAAGAACAGCTTAAAAAATATGAAAAAGCTAAACAGGAAGCTATGCTGATACCGGTGGCGGCTCCGGTAACTGCATATTCATACGGTGAACCGGTTAAAACGTCAAGTGGGGCTGTAGGAAATATCAGTTTATCTAGTGGGGCTGTTGCATTGTTAGGCGGTGCTGTAGGCAACATTAGTTCATCTAGCGGGGCTGTAGCAATGTCAGGCGCTGCTGTAGGTAACAGTAGTTCATCTAATACGGCAATTACTGCATCAACTGGAGTTCTAAATATGATACCTGAAATATCTTCGCCGACATTTACAGCAGATGATATAAAATTAAAAAAAAGTAACCTTGAAAAACAAAAAAAAGATCTCGTGAAATATCTGGAATCAACAAAACAGGAAGAAAAAGCGATAAATAGTAAAATTAAGAAAAATCTTTTTGGAAAAATATACGATGTTATAAGAGAAGTATCTGATGAAGAAGGCTTAACCGTTGTTATAGATTCCAGCCTTATTATTTACGGAGAAGAAGTACAGGATATAACAGAAAAAGTAATAAAGAAATTAAAATAG
- the lpxC gene encoding UDP-3-O-acyl-N-acetylglucosamine deacetylase, with product MEKQKTISKEVSYSGIGLHTGNNVSIKLKPAPENTGIVFVRTDLPGQPQIKADISNVLTTVRGTTVGLDEKTSIHTIEHLLAALFVFGVDNLVIEMNSNEPPVADGSALPFVELIKKAGITELTSEKKILNISKPVVYKNGDVLITAVPSDKFSISCTVVYNHPLLKTQFFSIDITPEIFEKEIAPARTYCFDYEIEALKSKGLAKGGNLENAIVIGAKKIHTKLRFEDEFVRHKILDLIGDISLLANSLKMEISALKCGHKNNIEFAKKIASEITGKSSLSEKSSWQIPEGKMVDIDEVKSIIPHRFPFLFVDKVILVEELKRAVGIKNVSAGEPFFQGHFPERPIMPGVLIVEALAQTSCVLLLARPDLKNKKLAYFMSINNVKFRKPVLPGDTVYLDIEVVRAKQTTGIVRGCAYVEGKPVTEAEFTFILVDKP from the coding sequence ATGGAAAAACAAAAGACAATTTCAAAAGAGGTTTCATATTCAGGAATCGGGCTTCATACCGGAAATAATGTTTCAATTAAATTAAAACCTGCTCCTGAAAATACAGGGATAGTCTTTGTCCGGACTGATTTGCCCGGGCAACCGCAAATAAAAGCAGATATTTCTAATGTCTTGACAACTGTCCGGGGTACAACTGTCGGCTTAGATGAGAAAACATCAATTCATACCATAGAACATCTACTTGCGGCGTTATTTGTTTTTGGGGTAGATAATTTAGTTATTGAAATGAATTCCAATGAGCCTCCGGTGGCAGACGGTAGTGCATTGCCGTTTGTTGAACTTATAAAGAAAGCAGGTATAACAGAACTAACAAGTGAAAAGAAAATATTAAACATTTCAAAACCGGTCGTTTATAAAAACGGTGATGTTTTAATAACTGCGGTCCCTTCTGATAAATTCAGTATTTCATGCACGGTAGTATATAATCATCCTTTATTGAAAACCCAGTTTTTTAGCATTGATATAACACCGGAAATATTTGAAAAGGAAATTGCACCGGCAAGAACATATTGTTTTGATTATGAAATTGAGGCGTTGAAAAGCAAAGGGCTTGCAAAAGGCGGTAATTTAGAAAACGCTATAGTAATAGGTGCTAAAAAAATCCATACGAAACTTAGATTTGAAGATGAGTTCGTACGTCATAAAATTCTTGATTTAATCGGTGATATTTCATTGCTTGCTAATTCATTAAAAATGGAAATTTCGGCTTTAAAATGCGGTCATAAAAATAATATAGAATTTGCCAAAAAAATTGCTTCAGAAATTACAGGTAAGTCATCTTTATCAGAAAAATCCTCATGGCAGATACCTGAAGGGAAAATGGTTGATATAGATGAAGTCAAATCAATTATACCGCATAGATTTCCGTTTCTTTTTGTTGATAAAGTGATTTTAGTGGAAGAATTAAAAAGAGCTGTCGGAATAAAAAATGTTTCTGCAGGTGAGCCTTTTTTTCAGGGGCATTTTCCCGAAAGACCTATAATGCCCGGTGTTTTAATCGTCGAAGCGCTTGCTCAAACTTCATGCGTATTACTTCTGGCGAGACCTGATTTAAAAAATAAGAAATTGGCATATTTTATGTCAATAAATAATGTTAAATTCAGAAAACCGGTTTTACCCGGGGATACAGTTTATTTGGATATTGAAGTGGTGCGGGCAAAACAAACAACAGGTATAGTAAGAGGTTGTGCATATGTGGAAGGAAAGCCGGTAACAGAAGCTGAATTTACATTCATTTTAGTTGATAAACCCTAA
- the bamA gene encoding outer membrane protein assembly factor BamA has protein sequence MKKNILLAVLLGISVSISLFAEEQVVQKKIRAIEFSGLRNVKERVIKDAIKISKGDKFDKKLADEDISNIYKLGLFSDVAVDVSDYKDGVKVTFIVQEKLIVKQIDFKGNKEFSNRKLKEEISTKEKEGYDTRKIQDDIRKITTLYKDKGYADVRIDDFSTTDETSGFATVTFSISEGNKILIGGVEIEGVTSFKPKKIKKLFDTKKKKVYKEETYEEDVKKVEAFYKDNGFVNVKVLDPGITYDETRTKMFLRVIIDEGKRYKNGKVSFTGNTVFTEKDLLSNFNFKAGEIFNQTKYDESESNIKSLYADKGYIRAKLDSTTTKNDDTGVVDVSINIIENGIIYIDRIFIDGNTKTKEYVIKRELLVQEGDVFAVGRIRRSQERLYNLGIFRDVKIDIEETKEPDKANLAIEVEEDKTGLVSLGAGYSTVDKVVGTVQVSEINLFGRGQKINLTYEIGSRKQNYEIGFTEPYLFRKKLLFGVDIFNTTVYRSYGTDSTAYQERRRGGDIRIGKPISDILSLNFTYAYEEVKVFNVDSDLAADIPTSEDVASSLTSAITRDTRDNVFDTVRGSKYSLAVKVAGGPFGGNINFYKPNLTLSKFIPTFWKFVIGLNTRISYVKEFPPSDDVPIYEKFFLGGADTIRGYDYGEVGPPGKGKIISVSNIEYKFPIIQEKGRSILSAAIFADMGGSWEKNDEITTKIGSKERQLKTGVGFGIRLRPMPVLPIRIDWGYGLNHKPGEQLSQFYFTMGQVF, from the coding sequence ATGAAAAAAAATATTTTATTAGCAGTTTTATTAGGAATTAGTGTTTCTATTTCCTTGTTTGCCGAAGAGCAGGTCGTTCAAAAGAAAATAAGAGCGATAGAATTTTCCGGTTTAAGAAATGTAAAAGAACGGGTTATAAAGGACGCAATAAAAATAAGCAAAGGCGATAAGTTTGATAAGAAACTTGCCGATGAGGACATATCAAATATATATAAACTGGGGTTATTTTCTGATGTAGCAGTTGATGTATCTGATTATAAAGACGGGGTTAAGGTTACCTTTATAGTTCAGGAGAAGCTTATTGTTAAACAGATAGATTTCAAAGGAAACAAGGAGTTTTCAAACAGGAAATTAAAAGAAGAGATATCAACAAAAGAAAAAGAAGGGTATGACACCAGGAAAATTCAGGATGATATAAGGAAGATAACAACACTTTACAAAGATAAGGGATATGCTGATGTAAGGATAGATGATTTTTCAACTACTGATGAGACCTCCGGTTTTGCGACTGTCACTTTTTCAATTAGCGAAGGCAACAAAATTCTTATAGGTGGGGTTGAAATAGAAGGCGTAACGAGTTTTAAGCCCAAGAAGATAAAAAAACTATTTGATACAAAGAAGAAAAAAGTTTATAAAGAAGAGACCTATGAGGAAGATGTAAAGAAAGTAGAAGCATTTTATAAAGATAACGGATTTGTTAATGTAAAAGTACTTGACCCGGGAATAACATACGATGAAACCCGCACAAAAATGTTTTTACGCGTTATAATAGACGAAGGTAAAAGATACAAAAATGGCAAAGTTAGTTTTACCGGTAATACAGTGTTTACAGAAAAAGATTTGTTGAGTAATTTTAATTTTAAAGCAGGTGAAATTTTCAATCAGACGAAATATGATGAAAGCGAATCAAATATCAAGTCTTTATACGCTGATAAAGGTTACATTCGGGCTAAATTAGATTCAACTACCACCAAAAACGATGATACGGGTGTTGTGGATGTTTCGATTAATATAATTGAAAATGGCATTATATATATAGACAGGATTTTTATAGACGGTAACACAAAGACAAAAGAATATGTAATAAAGCGGGAACTTCTTGTACAGGAAGGCGATGTTTTTGCTGTAGGCAGAATAAGAAGAAGCCAGGAACGGCTTTATAATCTTGGTATCTTCAGGGATGTAAAAATAGATATTGAAGAGACAAAAGAACCGGATAAAGCTAATTTGGCAATAGAAGTAGAAGAAGATAAAACAGGATTAGTTTCGCTCGGTGCAGGATATTCCACGGTTGATAAGGTTGTAGGTACGGTTCAGGTTTCAGAAATAAATCTTTTTGGAAGGGGTCAGAAAATAAATTTAACATATGAGATTGGTTCAAGAAAGCAGAATTATGAAATTGGTTTTACGGAACCGTATCTTTTTAGAAAAAAACTTCTATTTGGTGTTGATATTTTCAATACAACAGTTTACAGGAGTTATGGAACAGATTCAACTGCCTATCAGGAAAGAAGAAGGGGCGGCGATATACGGATAGGCAAACCGATATCGGACATACTTTCACTTAATTTTACATATGCTTACGAAGAAGTAAAAGTTTTTAATGTAGATAGTGATTTGGCGGCTGACATTCCAACTTCTGAGGATGTTGCATCATCACTTACTTCTGCCATCACTCGTGATACAAGAGACAATGTTTTCGATACAGTTAGAGGTTCAAAATATTCTCTTGCTGTAAAAGTTGCAGGTGGTCCTTTTGGAGGAAATATTAACTTTTACAAACCGAACCTTACATTATCTAAATTTATTCCTACGTTTTGGAAGTTTGTAATCGGGTTAAATACACGTATTTCATATGTAAAAGAATTTCCTCCTTCCGATGATGTTCCGATATATGAAAAATTTTTCTTAGGCGGTGCGGATACAATTCGTGGTTATGATTACGGAGAAGTGGGACCTCCCGGAAAAGGGAAGATAATTTCAGTATCAAATATTGAATACAAGTTCCCGATTATTCAGGAAAAGGGGCGTTCTATATTGTCTGCTGCAATTTTTGCTGATATGGGCGGTTCCTGGGAAAAGAATGATGAAATAACTACTAAGATAGGTTCTAAGGAAAGACAACTCAAAACAGGTGTTGGGTTTGGTATAAGATTAAGACCTATGCCTGTTCTTCCAATAAGAATAGATTGGGGTTATGGGTTAAATCATAAACCTGGAGAACAATTATCACAATTTTATTTCACAATGGGTCAAGTATTTTAG
- a CDS encoding APC family permease, whose protein sequence is MDKNNPDENHSFYEKVRDKIIGAPRDIHDPSIFHKLSLIPLLAWIGLGADGLSSSSYGPEEAFKALGSHTYLAVFLALATAITVFVISYAYSRIIEHFPHGGGGYIVATNTLGEKAGVLSGCALLVDYMLTITVSIVSCGAAIFSFLPIEYQSLKIFFDLFLIITLIVLNIRGVKESVIILAPIFIIFVLTHIFLISYGIISHLPEVGPVTAGIKNNFSSGLSTLGWLGMLGIFLRAYSLGGGTYTGIEAVSNGLQIMREPKVQTGKRTMLYMSVSLAVTAGGLFICYLLLKVVPTPGKTLNAILANNLFGNWSFGYWLALITILSEGALLFVAAQTGFIDGPRVMSNMAIDSWFPHRFSSLSERFTMHNGVLLMGGASILLLLYTRGSISNLIVMYSINVFLTFSISEIGMSKYFIKNRRKEKHWKKHLPVHLTGFILCSTILIVTSFEKFREGGWMTLLITASFIVLCYIIRTHYRKVKISVRKLDKYLLNIPTDQAANMEPVNPKEMTAIMLVNGYNGFGVHIFLSVVRNFPNLYKNYIFASVAVIDSGSFRGSKEVKTLEESIKSSLEKYVTLARKLGVVADFRYDTSTDVIETATNLCKKIKQEFPKCTVFTGQLVFQQEKFFHKMLHNETSFAIQRNLHWEEVATIILPVRVKL, encoded by the coding sequence ATGGACAAAAATAATCCAGATGAAAATCATTCATTTTATGAAAAAGTGCGAGACAAGATAATAGGTGCGCCCCGGGACATTCACGACCCTTCTATTTTTCATAAATTATCGTTAATTCCCCTTTTAGCCTGGATTGGATTAGGTGCTGACGGGCTTTCTTCTTCTTCTTATGGTCCGGAGGAGGCATTTAAAGCACTGGGAAGCCACACCTATCTGGCGGTTTTTTTGGCATTAGCAACTGCGATTACAGTATTTGTTATATCGTATGCTTATTCCCGTATTATTGAACATTTTCCTCATGGCGGCGGCGGTTACATTGTAGCTACTAACACGCTTGGCGAGAAGGCGGGAGTTCTTTCGGGATGCGCCTTGCTGGTAGATTATATGCTTACCATAACAGTTTCCATTGTTTCATGCGGTGCTGCTATTTTTAGTTTTCTGCCTATAGAGTATCAAAGTTTAAAAATTTTCTTTGATTTATTTTTGATAATTACATTAATTGTGTTAAATATCCGGGGGGTAAAAGAATCTGTAATCATTCTTGCCCCGATATTTATAATTTTTGTTTTGACGCATATTTTTCTGATAAGTTACGGAATAATATCGCATTTGCCTGAAGTTGGTCCCGTGACGGCAGGAATAAAAAATAATTTTAGTTCAGGTCTTTCAACTCTCGGGTGGTTGGGAATGTTGGGTATATTTTTACGTGCATATTCATTAGGGGGAGGTACATATACAGGAATAGAGGCAGTATCAAACGGACTTCAGATAATGAGAGAACCTAAAGTACAGACTGGAAAACGGACTATGCTTTATATGTCAGTTTCACTGGCAGTTACTGCAGGTGGGCTTTTTATATGTTATCTTTTGCTGAAAGTAGTACCAACTCCGGGAAAAACGCTTAACGCTATTCTTGCGAATAATCTTTTTGGAAATTGGTCTTTTGGTTACTGGCTGGCGTTAATAACCATTTTATCGGAAGGTGCATTGTTGTTCGTTGCTGCTCAAACAGGATTTATTGACGGTCCGAGGGTTATGTCAAATATGGCTATTGATTCCTGGTTCCCGCACAGATTTTCTTCGCTTTCAGAACGGTTTACAATGCACAATGGTGTACTTCTTATGGGTGGCGCTTCCATTCTCCTATTATTATATACCCGCGGTTCTATTTCTAATCTGATTGTTATGTATTCAATTAATGTATTTCTTACGTTTTCCATTTCTGAAATAGGAATGTCAAAATACTTTATAAAAAATCGCAGGAAGGAAAAACATTGGAAAAAACATCTTCCGGTCCATCTAACAGGTTTTATACTCTGTTCAACAATACTTATTGTAACCAGTTTTGAAAAATTCAGGGAAGGCGGTTGGATGACTCTGCTTATTACTGCATCGTTTATAGTGTTGTGTTATATTATACGGACACATTACAGAAAAGTCAAAATATCGGTTCGAAAATTGGATAAATATCTGCTAAATATTCCTACTGATCAGGCGGCAAATATGGAACCGGTTAATCCTAAAGAGATGACTGCAATTATGCTTGTCAACGGATATAACGGGTTCGGGGTGCATATTTTTCTGTCCGTCGTGAGAAATTTTCCGAACCTTTATAAAAATTATATTTTTGCATCTGTGGCTGTAATTGACTCGGGTTCTTTCAGGGGTTCAAAAGAAGTGAAAACTCTTGAGGAATCTATAAAAAGTTCCCTTGAAAAATATGTAACACTTGCCCGCAAATTGGGGGTTGTTGCTGATTTCCGTTATGATACATCTACTGATGTTATTGAGACAGCAACTAATCTTTGCAAAAAGATAAAGCAGGAATTTCCTAAATGCACGGTATTTACCGGACAATTGGTATTTCAACAGGAAAAGTTTTTTCATAAAATGTTACATAATGAGACTTCTTTTGCCATACAACGTAATCTTCACTGGGAGGAGGTTGCAACCATTATCCTGCCGGTGCGGGTGAAATTGTAA
- the lpxI gene encoding UDP-2,3-diacylglucosamine diphosphatase LpxI (LpxI, functionally equivalent to LpxH, replaces it in LPS biosynthesis in a minority of bacteria.), with amino-acid sequence MIGLIAGNGNFPLIFTRQAKKRGEKVIAIALFDETDKTIESIADKTYWINVGQLSKLIEILKKEKIEKCIMAGQVKHTKLFSVKPDLKALALLAKLKSKTADSLLSAVCSELEREGIKFIPSNTYLSDFIPKAGLLTKRKPDKTQKEDIEFGYKIAREVAHSDIGQTICVKDKSIVAVEAMEGTDECIRRAGEITKDFVVIKAARPNQDMRFDIPIVGLKTIETLKNAKSSVMAVESDKTLILEMDEVIKFANENEICILAIK; translated from the coding sequence ATGATTGGATTGATAGCAGGCAATGGTAACTTTCCTTTAATTTTCACAAGACAAGCAAAAAAGAGAGGAGAAAAAGTTATTGCCATCGCTCTTTTTGATGAAACAGATAAAACAATTGAAAGTATTGCAGATAAAACTTACTGGATAAATGTAGGACAGCTTTCAAAACTTATTGAAATATTAAAAAAAGAAAAAATAGAAAAATGTATAATGGCAGGTCAGGTAAAACATACCAAACTCTTTTCTGTAAAACCTGATTTAAAAGCACTCGCATTACTTGCAAAACTTAAATCAAAAACAGCCGACTCACTTCTTTCTGCGGTATGCAGTGAACTGGAAAGAGAAGGTATTAAGTTTATACCTTCGAACACATACCTTTCCGATTTTATCCCAAAAGCAGGACTTCTTACCAAAAGAAAACCTGACAAAACACAAAAAGAAGATATTGAATTTGGATATAAAATTGCAAGAGAAGTTGCACATTCTGATATAGGTCAAACCATCTGTGTAAAAGATAAATCTATTGTGGCAGTAGAAGCTATGGAAGGAACCGACGAATGTATAAGAAGAGCGGGAGAAATTACAAAGGATTTTGTAGTTATCAAAGCAGCCAGACCTAACCAGGATATGCGGTTTGATATACCTATTGTAGGTTTGAAAACAATTGAAACATTAAAAAACGCCAAATCATCTGTAATGGCTGTTGAATCGGACAAAACTCTTATATTGGAAATGGATGAAGTAATAAAATTCGCTAATGAAAATGAAATTTGCATATTAGCAATTAAATGA
- a CDS encoding DMT family protein, whose translation MRTVVLLTISNIFMTIAWYGHLKYKSSPLGKVILISWLIAFVEYCFQVPANRWGHSQFSAAQLKTIQEVITLVIFSIFSIIYLKEDFKWNYLVGFSFIILAVIFIFKKW comes from the coding sequence ATGAGAACAGTTGTTTTACTGACCATATCAAATATATTTATGACGATTGCATGGTATGGACATTTAAAATATAAAAGTTCACCTTTAGGAAAAGTCATTTTGATAAGTTGGCTTATTGCATTTGTGGAATATTGTTTTCAGGTTCCGGCAAACAGATGGGGACATTCCCAGTTTTCAGCTGCACAGTTAAAGACGATTCAAGAAGTAATAACACTTGTGATTTTTTCAATATTTTCAATAATTTACTTAAAAGAAGATTTTAAATGGAATTACCTTGTTGGTTTCAGCTTTATAATTTTGGCAGTTATTTTTATATTCAAAAAATGGTAA
- the lpxA gene encoding acyl-ACP--UDP-N-acetylglucosamine O-acyltransferase, whose protein sequence is MIHTTAIIDKSAEIDKDVEIGPYSIIGKDVRIKSGTAVGAFSVIEYAEIGKDCKIFSSVFIGTAPQDLKYKNEKTKVVLGDNCIVRECATLNRGTSAHGVTEIGNNCMLQAYTHVGHDCIVGNNVIMSNASTLAGHVEVGDNVVISGLVAVHQFVKIGRYVMLGGGAMVVLDVPPFCQAQGDRAKLVGLNIVGLKRHNFTEKHISDIKSTYKTVFTSGLIVAEAIDQLYASNPSKEVKEFIDFIKNSKRGITRPGRPTEDDSE, encoded by the coding sequence ATGATTCACACAACTGCTATAATTGATAAATCGGCAGAAATTGATAAAGACGTTGAAATAGGTCCTTATTCAATTATTGGAAAAGATGTAAGAATAAAAAGCGGGACTGCGGTTGGTGCTTTTTCGGTAATTGAATATGCAGAAATAGGTAAGGATTGTAAGATATTTTCTTCGGTTTTTATAGGTACTGCTCCGCAGGATTTAAAATACAAAAATGAAAAAACAAAAGTCGTTTTGGGCGATAATTGTATAGTAAGAGAATGTGCTACGTTAAATCGCGGAACATCTGCACATGGTGTTACTGAAATAGGTAACAATTGTATGCTTCAGGCATATACACATGTCGGGCACGATTGCATAGTAGGTAATAATGTGATAATGTCAAATGCATCGACACTTGCCGGGCATGTGGAAGTAGGGGACAATGTTGTGATAAGCGGGTTGGTTGCTGTACATCAGTTTGTAAAAATAGGAAGATATGTTATGCTTGGTGGTGGTGCAATGGTGGTTCTGGATGTGCCTCCGTTCTGTCAGGCGCAGGGTGACAGAGCAAAACTTGTTGGACTTAATATTGTAGGTTTAAAAAGGCACAATTTTACCGAAAAACACATAAGTGATATAAAATCAACATACAAAACTGTTTTCACATCAGGACTTATTGTTGCGGAAGCTATTGACCAGCTCTATGCCTCAAATCCTTCCAAAGAAGTTAAAGAATTTATAGATTTCATAAAGAATTCTAAACGAGGGATTACAAGACCCGGAAGACCTACTGAAGACGATTCTGAATAA
- a CDS encoding Gfo/Idh/MocA family oxidoreductase has protein sequence MRIGVVGVGSLGQHHARIYSQLSDIEFAGVCDTDKKISEKIAKKYNTQYFTDYKDFLGKIDAVSIVVPTPLHYQLAKDFLEAGIHCLVEKPITDNILHAEKLLKIANEKNVILQIGHVERFNTAVIEAQKYIKLPKFIEAQRLGPYNPRMAHIGVVMDLMIHDIDIILTLVNSKIVQMDVIGAKVLSQNEDIANVRLKFENGCVANISASRVSLNKFRKIRIFQDDTYISLDYMDQNLKIYKKKSDVVTSLSDIKIIKPRLKKEEPLKRELEHFVNCIKTSEKPLVTGEHGRNALEVAIEILKKMKL, from the coding sequence ATGAGAATAGGTGTTGTTGGTGTCGGTTCATTAGGGCAGCATCATGCAAGAATATATTCGCAACTTAGTGATATAGAATTTGCCGGTGTTTGCGATACGGATAAAAAAATATCCGAGAAAATTGCTAAAAAATATAATACGCAATATTTTACAGATTATAAAGACTTTCTAGGGAAAATTGATGCTGTAAGCATCGTAGTCCCGACTCCCTTGCATTATCAATTAGCAAAAGATTTTCTGGAAGCAGGGATTCATTGCCTGGTTGAAAAACCCATTACTGATAATATTTTACATGCAGAGAAATTACTTAAAATTGCTAATGAAAAGAACGTTATTCTTCAGATAGGGCATGTAGAAAGATTTAACACCGCTGTGATAGAAGCACAAAAATACATAAAATTGCCAAAATTTATCGAGGCACAACGGCTTGGTCCCTATAATCCGCGTATGGCGCATATAGGCGTTGTTATGGATTTAATGATTCATGACATAGATATTATTTTAACTCTTGTTAATTCAAAAATAGTTCAAATGGATGTTATTGGGGCAAAAGTTTTATCACAAAATGAAGATATTGCTAATGTTCGTTTGAAATTCGAAAATGGATGTGTTGCTAATATCTCAGCATCACGTGTTTCGCTTAATAAATTCAGAAAAATACGGATTTTTCAGGATGATACTTATATTTCACTTGATTATATGGACCAGAATTTGAAGATTTATAAGAAGAAGTCAGATGTTGTAACTTCGTTGTCGGACATTAAGATTATAAAACCCAGGTTAAAAAAAGAAGAACCGTTAAAAAGAGAACTCGAACATTTTGTTAATTGTATAAAAACCAGTGAAAAGCCTTTAGTAACCGGGGAACATGGAAGGAATGCATTGGAAGTTGCTATTGAAATACTGAAAAAGATGAAATTGTAA